A genomic window from Sanguibacter antarcticus includes:
- the miaA gene encoding tRNA (adenosine(37)-N6)-dimethylallyltransferase MiaA, giving the protein MLIVAVVGPTATGKSDLALDLAHAMLARGEVLPEIVNADAYQLYRRMDIGTAKVPPAQRRGMVHHQVDVIDPSEDASVARYQESARADLDAIAARGARALVAGGSGLYVRALLDDMVFPGTDPAVRAAIEVRADLEGARALHDELARLDPVAAASIGPRNTRRIVRALEVIEISGQPYTATLPRQEYVRPAVQIGLDCDRELLDQRVEDRVDRMWELGLVEEVRSLADVLGTTASRAVGYREVLEMLAGESTEDEARASVAASTRRLARKQMGWFGRDPRVHWLDARADDLVDRALAVIDEAQAATVGDENTRPAHQDDGGPVRRRLGA; this is encoded by the coding sequence GTGCTGATCGTCGCTGTGGTGGGGCCGACCGCCACCGGAAAGTCCGACCTCGCTCTCGACCTCGCGCACGCGATGCTCGCGAGGGGCGAGGTGCTGCCCGAGATCGTCAACGCTGACGCCTACCAGCTCTACCGACGGATGGACATCGGCACGGCCAAGGTTCCGCCGGCGCAGCGGCGTGGCATGGTTCACCACCAGGTCGATGTCATCGACCCCAGCGAGGACGCCTCCGTCGCGCGGTACCAGGAGTCTGCTCGTGCCGACCTCGATGCGATCGCGGCGCGCGGCGCACGTGCTCTCGTCGCCGGCGGCTCGGGTCTCTACGTCCGTGCGCTCCTCGACGACATGGTCTTCCCCGGGACAGATCCCGCGGTCCGCGCTGCGATCGAGGTACGCGCGGACCTCGAGGGCGCTCGCGCGCTGCACGACGAGCTGGCACGCCTCGACCCCGTGGCGGCCGCTTCCATCGGTCCGCGCAACACGCGTCGCATCGTCCGTGCGCTCGAGGTCATCGAGATCTCGGGGCAGCCGTACACCGCGACGCTGCCTCGGCAGGAGTATGTGCGACCTGCTGTCCAGATCGGTCTCGACTGCGATCGCGAGCTGCTCGACCAGCGCGTGGAAGACCGCGTCGACCGCATGTGGGAGCTCGGTCTCGTCGAGGAGGTCCGGAGCCTGGCCGATGTGCTCGGCACGACCGCGTCGCGAGCGGTCGGCTACCGCGAGGTGCTCGAGATGCTCGCCGGCGAGTCGACCGAAGACGAGGCACGGGCGTCCGTGGCGGCCAGCACGCGACGTCTCGCACGCAAGCAGATGGGCTGGTTCGGACGCGACCCCCGCGTGCACTGGCTCGACGCCCGCGCCGACGACCTCGTCGACCGTGCCCTGGCTGTGATCGACGAGGCACAGGCTGCGACGGTCGGTGACGAGAACACCCGCCCGGCCCACCAGGACGACGGCGGCCCGGTGCGCCGTAGGCTGGGCGCATGA
- a CDS encoding YbjN domain-containing protein: METTTEHEPAHLPTPEIGPLTRERIEEFLTANEWTFGVDPDGDVGGQWDDHYFYFFRMGEAREVLQVRGQWKHALPLGREQELYRVLNDLNRDLVWPKLYVRTEDDTLVVYSEVSTDLEHGASDDQLGQLLACGLFTALKAFEGLDHLMGIVADA, from the coding sequence ATGGAGACGACCACCGAGCACGAGCCAGCGCACCTACCCACGCCGGAGATCGGACCCTTGACCCGAGAACGGATCGAGGAGTTCCTCACGGCCAACGAGTGGACCTTCGGCGTCGACCCGGACGGCGACGTCGGCGGCCAGTGGGACGACCACTACTTCTACTTCTTCCGGATGGGCGAGGCGCGCGAGGTGCTGCAGGTCCGCGGCCAGTGGAAGCACGCGCTCCCCCTCGGACGCGAGCAGGAGCTCTACCGCGTGCTCAACGACCTCAACCGCGACCTCGTCTGGCCGAAGCTCTACGTGCGCACCGAAGACGACACCCTCGTCGTCTACAGCGAGGTCTCGACAGACCTCGAGCACGGCGCGAGCGACGACCAGCTGGGACAGCTCCTGGCCTGCGGCCTGTTCACGGCGCTCAAGGCGTTCGAGGGCCTCGACCACCTCATGGGGATCGTCGCTGACGCCTGA
- a CDS encoding YbjN domain-containing protein — protein MGFFRGRRMRRPGGTSSDHDGRAAQQPSPPSDARTDAELQADVESVLARELATTTRSDAGGLYPSPLSTARIVEWIKDYGYSYFIDSDGDVGGLWHSRLFYFLLFGPDREILQVRGQWNREITIDRVEEVLEFCNEWNTERIWPKAYFRVRDNGMIQVYGEVAVDLEHGASDDQLDQVLACGLSTGAMLFDALDELYRDPAQVAP, from the coding sequence ATGGGTTTCTTCAGGGGGCGCCGGATGAGACGTCCTGGTGGAACGAGCAGCGATCACGACGGCAGAGCTGCGCAGCAGCCTTCCCCGCCCTCGGACGCCCGCACGGACGCCGAGCTGCAGGCCGACGTCGAGTCCGTCCTCGCCCGTGAGCTGGCCACGACGACGCGGTCGGACGCAGGCGGGCTGTACCCCTCTCCGTTGTCCACCGCCCGCATCGTCGAGTGGATCAAGGACTACGGATATTCCTACTTCATCGACTCTGACGGTGACGTCGGCGGGCTGTGGCACTCGCGGCTCTTCTATTTCCTCCTCTTCGGTCCAGACCGCGAGATCCTTCAGGTGCGCGGCCAGTGGAACCGAGAGATCACGATCGATCGGGTCGAGGAGGTGCTCGAGTTCTGCAACGAGTGGAACACCGAGCGCATCTGGCCCAAGGCCTACTTCCGTGTGCGCGACAACGGGATGATCCAGGTCTACGGCGAGGTAGCGGTCGACCTCGAGCACGGTGCGAGCGACGACCAGCTCGACCAGGTGCTCGCCTGCGGTCTGAGCACCGGCGCCATGCTGTTCGACGCGCTCGACGAGCTGTATCGCGACCCGGCGCAGGTGGCACCATGA
- a CDS encoding YbjN domain-containing protein: MTSTPRSTWIHRILNVRPGTPRRADLDPPLEAPSLITRDRVSAYLHQRGYSSHFDDDGDITGTWDGNRFWFLLLGPGEEILQIRGRWHRTLPQTGRISTLQTINDWNRERIWPKAYVRAEASGLSLYTEVSVDFSPGATDDQLHQMVACGLGTAVQLFASVSAMLPPEAKEDPDDDVDEADE, encoded by the coding sequence ATGACATCGACCCCACGCTCGACGTGGATCCACCGGATCCTCAACGTCCGCCCCGGCACACCACGCCGTGCCGACCTGGATCCCCCTCTGGAGGCTCCGAGCCTGATCACGCGCGACCGGGTCAGCGCCTACCTCCATCAGCGGGGATACAGCTCCCACTTCGACGACGACGGGGACATCACCGGGACCTGGGACGGCAACCGTTTCTGGTTCCTCCTCCTCGGCCCGGGCGAAGAGATCCTCCAGATTCGCGGCCGCTGGCACCGCACGCTGCCGCAGACCGGGCGCATCTCCACGCTGCAGACCATCAACGACTGGAACCGCGAGAGGATCTGGCCCAAGGCCTACGTCCGCGCCGAGGCGTCCGGCCTCTCCCTGTACACCGAGGTCTCGGTGGACTTCTCACCGGGCGCGACGGACGACCAGCTCCACCAGATGGTCGCCTGTGGGCTCGGGACCGCTGTGCAGCTGTTCGCGTCAGTCTCGGCGATGCTTCCACCGGAGGCGAAAGAGGATCCGGACGACGACGTCGACGAGGCCGACGAGTAG